One genomic segment of Streptomyces sp. RerS4 includes these proteins:
- the ileS gene encoding isoleucine--tRNA ligase has translation MTTPPQYRPVPAQADLPALEHAVLDFWRESKTFAKTLEQSEGRPEWVFYEGPPTANGMPGAHHIEARVFKDVFPRFRTMRGYHVARKAGWDCHGLPVELAVEKELGFNGKQDIEAYGIAEFNAKCRESVTRHTDAFAELTTRMGYWVDLDDAYRTMDPEYVESVWWSLKEIFNKGLLTQDHRVAPWCPRCGTGLSDHELAQGYETVVDPSVYVRFPLTSGPLAGEAALLVWTTTPWTLVSNTAVAAHPEVTYVVATNGEEKLVVAQPLLEKSLGEGWEATGQTFTGKEMERWTYERPFSLVEFPAAAHYVVNAEYVTTEDGTGLVHQSPAFGADDLAVCRAYGLPVVNPVRPDGTFEEEVPLVGGVFFKKADEKLTADLDARGLLFKHIAYEHSYPHCWRCHTALLYYAQPSWYIRTTAVKDAMLRENEKTNWFPDSVKQGRFGDWLNNNIDWALSRNRYWGTPLPIWRCEENHLTCVGSRAELSELTGTDLSTLDPHRPYIDDVTFPCTAEGCALTSVRVPEVIDAWYDSGSMPFAQWGYPYKNKEIFEKRYPAQFISEAIDQTRGWFYTLMAVGTLVFDKSSYENVVCLGHILAEDGRKMSKHLGNILQPIPLMDQHGADAVRWFMAAGGSPWAARRVGHGTIQEVVRKTLLTYWNTVAFQALYARTSNWAPSATDPAPADRTVLDRWLLSELNTLVVEVTEAMESYDTQRAGKLLSSFVDDLSNWYVRRSRRRFWQGDAAALRTLHEVVETVTRLMAPLTPFITERVWQDMIVPVTPDAPESVHLSSWPEADTAAIDPELSRQMLLVRRLVELGRATRAESGVKTRQPLSRALVAVSGFESLSPELHSQITEELNVSSLASLSEVGGSLVDTTAKANFRALGKRFGKGVQDVAKAVAAADAAALSLALRGGSASVEVNGEEVTLTPEEVIITETPREGWSVASDSGATVALDLEITPELRLAGLARDAIRLIQEARKNSGLDVADRIALRWSSSDPEVVTALTDHAALIADEVLATDYASGEADATYGSPFTDEPLSLTFRLRKA, from the coding sequence ATGACCACACCGCCTCAGTACCGCCCGGTACCCGCCCAGGCCGACCTGCCCGCCCTCGAACACGCCGTCCTCGACTTCTGGCGCGAGAGCAAGACCTTCGCCAAGACGCTGGAACAGTCCGAGGGTCGCCCCGAGTGGGTCTTCTACGAGGGCCCGCCCACCGCGAACGGCATGCCCGGCGCGCACCACATCGAGGCCCGCGTCTTCAAGGACGTCTTCCCCCGCTTCCGCACCATGCGCGGCTACCACGTCGCCCGCAAGGCCGGCTGGGACTGCCACGGTCTGCCCGTCGAGCTCGCCGTCGAGAAGGAGCTCGGCTTCAACGGCAAGCAGGACATCGAGGCGTACGGCATCGCCGAGTTCAACGCCAAGTGCCGCGAGTCCGTGACCCGCCACACCGACGCGTTCGCCGAGCTCACGACCCGCATGGGCTACTGGGTCGACCTGGACGACGCCTACCGGACCATGGACCCCGAGTACGTCGAGTCCGTGTGGTGGTCGCTGAAGGAGATCTTCAACAAGGGCCTGCTCACCCAGGACCACCGCGTCGCCCCCTGGTGCCCCCGCTGCGGCACCGGCCTCTCCGACCACGAGCTGGCGCAGGGCTACGAGACGGTCGTGGACCCCTCGGTCTACGTCCGCTTCCCGCTGACCTCCGGCCCGCTGGCCGGCGAGGCGGCCCTGCTGGTCTGGACGACGACCCCGTGGACCCTGGTGTCCAACACGGCCGTCGCGGCCCACCCCGAGGTCACGTACGTCGTCGCCACGAACGGCGAAGAGAAGCTGGTCGTCGCCCAGCCGCTGCTGGAGAAGTCCCTCGGCGAGGGCTGGGAGGCCACCGGCCAGACCTTCACGGGCAAGGAGATGGAGCGCTGGACGTACGAGCGCCCGTTCTCGCTCGTCGAATTCCCGGCCGCCGCCCACTACGTCGTGAACGCCGAGTACGTCACGACCGAGGACGGCACCGGTCTGGTCCACCAGTCCCCCGCCTTCGGCGCCGACGACCTCGCGGTCTGCCGCGCGTACGGCCTGCCCGTCGTGAACCCGGTCCGCCCGGACGGCACCTTCGAGGAGGAGGTCCCGCTCGTCGGCGGCGTCTTCTTCAAGAAGGCCGACGAGAAGCTGACCGCCGACCTCGACGCGCGCGGCCTGCTCTTCAAGCACATCGCCTACGAGCACAGCTACCCGCACTGCTGGCGCTGCCACACGGCCCTGCTCTACTACGCGCAGCCGTCCTGGTACATCCGCACCACGGCCGTCAAGGACGCGATGCTGCGGGAGAACGAGAAGACCAACTGGTTCCCGGACTCCGTCAAGCAGGGCCGCTTCGGCGACTGGCTGAACAACAACATCGACTGGGCGCTCTCCCGCAACCGCTACTGGGGCACCCCGCTGCCCATCTGGCGCTGCGAGGAGAACCACCTCACCTGCGTCGGCTCCCGCGCGGAGCTGAGCGAGCTGACGGGTACGGACCTCTCCACCCTGGATCCGCACCGCCCGTACATCGACGACGTCACCTTCCCCTGCACGGCGGAGGGCTGCGCCCTCACCTCGGTCCGCGTGCCGGAGGTCATCGACGCCTGGTACGACTCGGGCTCGATGCCGTTCGCGCAGTGGGGCTACCCGTACAAGAACAAGGAGATCTTCGAGAAGCGCTACCCGGCGCAGTTCATCTCGGAGGCCATCGACCAGACGCGCGGCTGGTTCTACACGCTGATGGCGGTCGGCACCCTCGTCTTCGACAAGTCCTCCTACGAGAACGTGGTCTGCCTCGGCCACATCCTCGCCGAGGACGGCCGCAAGATGTCCAAGCACCTGGGCAACATCCTCCAGCCGATCCCGCTGATGGACCAGCACGGCGCGGACGCGGTGCGCTGGTTCATGGCGGCCGGCGGCTCCCCCTGGGCGGCCCGCCGGGTCGGCCACGGAACGATCCAGGAGGTCGTCCGCAAGACGCTCCTCACGTACTGGAACACGGTCGCCTTCCAGGCGCTGTACGCCCGCACCTCGAACTGGGCCCCGTCCGCCACCGACCCGGCGCCGGCGGACCGTACGGTCCTCGACCGCTGGCTGCTCTCGGAGCTGAACACCCTCGTGGTCGAGGTCACCGAGGCGATGGAGTCGTACGACACCCAGCGCGCCGGCAAGCTCCTGTCCTCCTTCGTGGACGACCTCTCCAACTGGTACGTGCGTCGCTCGCGCCGCCGCTTCTGGCAGGGCGACGCGGCCGCGCTCCGCACGCTGCACGAGGTGGTGGAGACGGTGACCCGCCTCATGGCCCCCCTGACCCCCTTCATCACGGAGCGGGTCTGGCAGGACATGATCGTCCCGGTCACGCCGGACGCCCCCGAGTCGGTCCACCTCTCCTCCTGGCCGGAGGCGGACACGGCGGCGATCGACCCGGAGCTCTCGCGGCAGATGCTGCTCGTACGCCGCCTCGTGGAGCTGGGTCGCGCCACCCGCGCGGAGTCCGGCGTCAAGACCCGCCAGCCGCTGTCGCGCGCGCTGGTCGCGGTGTCGGGCTTCGAGTCCCTCTCCCCGGAGCTGCACTCGCAGATCACCGAGGAGCTGAACGTCTCCTCCCTGGCCTCCCTCTCGGAGGTCGGCGGGTCCCTGGTGGACACCACCGCGAAGGCGAACTTCCGGGCGCTGGGCAAGCGCTTCGGCAAGGGCGTCCAGGACGTGGCGAAGGCGGTGGCGGCGGCCGACGCGGCGGCGCTGTCGCTGGCGCTGCGGGGCGGCTCCGCGAGCGTCGAGGTCAACGGGGAGGAGGTCACCCTGACCCCCGAGGAGGTCATCATCACCGAGACCCCGCGCGAGGGCTGGTCGGTGGCGTCCGACTCGGGCGCGACGGTCGCCCTCGACCTGGAGATCACGCCGGAGCTGCGGCTCGCGGGGCTGGCCCGTGACGCGATCCGGCTGATCCAGGAGGCCCGCAAGAACTCCGGCCTGGACGTCGCGGACCGGATCGCCCTGCGGTGGTCCTCGTCGGACCCGGAGGTCGTCACGGCCCTCACGGACCACGCGGCCCTGATCGCCGACGAGGTCCTCGCGACGGACTACGCCTCCGGCGAAGCCGACGCCACCTACGGCTCCCCCTTCACGGACGAGCCCCTGTCCCTCACGTTCCGCCTCCGCAAGGCGTAA
- a CDS encoding DivIVA domain-containing protein → MPLTPEDVRNKQFTTVRLREGYDEDEVDAFLDEVESELTRLLRENEDLRAKLAAATRAAAQNQQQQNMRKPEPQDQRGPGAPVPAAISGPPQQQQPQMGPPQLPGGQPQLPAGPGGHGPQGPGPMGNPMQQQSMGGQNPMGQPQMGQQPMGQQPMGQQMQPMQQQSMGGQNQLGQPMGQQMQPMGQQMQPMGQPMQPMGQPQLPQQGPGGDSAARVLSLAQQTADQAIAEARSEANKIVGEARSRAEGLERDARAKADALERDAQEKHRVAMGSLESARATLERKVEDLRGFEREYRTRLKSYLESQLRQLETQADDSLAPPRTPAGPALPPSPSPSMAPAGSMGHSMGGPSMGGPSPMGGPSPMGGGPSYGGQQQMSPAMTQPMAPVRPAAPQPMQQAPSPMRGFLIDEDDN, encoded by the coding sequence ATGCCGCTGACCCCCGAGGACGTGCGGAACAAGCAGTTCACGACCGTCCGCCTCCGAGAAGGCTATGACGAGGACGAGGTCGATGCCTTCCTCGACGAGGTCGAATCCGAGCTGACGCGTCTGCTGCGCGAGAACGAGGACCTGCGCGCGAAGCTGGCCGCCGCCACGCGCGCCGCCGCGCAGAACCAGCAGCAGCAGAACATGCGCAAGCCCGAACCCCAGGACCAGCGCGGCCCCGGCGCTCCCGTGCCCGCGGCCATATCCGGCCCGCCGCAGCAGCAGCAGCCGCAGATGGGACCGCCGCAGCTGCCGGGCGGCCAGCCCCAGCTGCCCGCCGGCCCCGGCGGACACGGACCGCAGGGTCCCGGCCCGATGGGCAACCCCATGCAGCAGCAGTCCATGGGTGGCCAGAACCCGATGGGCCAGCCGCAGATGGGCCAGCAGCCCATGGGTCAGCAGCCCATGGGTCAGCAGATGCAGCCCATGCAGCAGCAGTCCATGGGTGGCCAGAACCAGCTCGGCCAGCCGATGGGCCAGCAGATGCAGCCCATGGGTCAGCAGATGCAGCCGATGGGCCAGCCGATGCAGCCGATGGGCCAGCCGCAGCTCCCGCAGCAGGGCCCCGGTGGCGACAGCGCCGCCCGCGTCCTGTCGCTCGCGCAGCAGACCGCCGACCAGGCGATCGCGGAGGCCCGCTCCGAGGCCAACAAGATCGTCGGCGAGGCGCGCAGCCGCGCCGAGGGCCTGGAGCGGGACGCCCGCGCCAAGGCCGACGCGCTGGAGCGGGACGCGCAGGAGAAGCACCGCGTCGCGATGGGCTCGCTGGAGTCCGCCCGCGCCACGCTGGAGCGCAAGGTCGAGGACCTGCGGGGCTTCGAGCGTGAGTACCGTACGCGTCTGAAGTCCTACCTGGAGTCGCAGCTGCGCCAGCTGGAGACCCAGGCCGACGACTCGCTCGCCCCGCCGCGCACGCCGGCCGGTCCGGCGCTGCCGCCGTCGCCGTCTCCGTCGATGGCTCCGGCCGGGTCGATGGGGCACTCGATGGGTGGCCCGTCCATGGGCGGTCCGTCGCCGATGGGTGGCCCGTCGCCGATGGGTGGCGGTCCCTCGTACGGTGGCCAGCAGCAGATGTCGCCGGCGATGACGCAGCCGATGGCTCCGGTGAGGCCGGCCGCGCCGCAGCCGATGCAGCAGGCGCCGTCGCCGATGCGGGGCTTTCTGATCGACGAGGACGACAACTAA
- a CDS encoding YggT family protein produces MGIALQVVYIVLVCFLIVLIFRLVMDYVFQFARSWTPGKAMVVVLEATYTVTDPPLKLLRRFIPPLRLGGVALDLSFFVLMIIVYILISLVSTAARSV; encoded by the coding sequence ATGGGCATCGCACTGCAAGTGGTCTACATCGTGCTGGTGTGCTTCCTGATCGTCCTGATCTTCCGACTGGTCATGGACTACGTGTTCCAGTTCGCCCGCTCATGGACACCCGGCAAGGCGATGGTGGTCGTTCTGGAGGCCACCTACACTGTCACCGATCCACCGCTCAAGCTTCTTCGGCGGTTCATCCCGCCGTTGCGTCTCGGGGGCGTGGCACTCGACCTGTCCTTCTTCGTTCTGATGATCATCGTTTACATCCTCATCAGTCTTGTGAGCACCGCTGCGAGAAGCGTGTGA